Proteins found in one Moritella sp. Urea-trap-13 genomic segment:
- a CDS encoding DUF3320 domain-containing protein has product MQKDIQAQFQQSSKELLDMGLRGNTLLSFNKSAKTLDIVDEKSTQVFDLLVEKKKAMNFLPIPSDLDDEDADDSTGLTLKALQTHLEESKGGDRHLDASLQTQLTTRQLEQQLIRLNADALTFIQEQGVDLLYLATGFIKWHESDVSDKPRYAPLVLIPVEMTRNAAGESFKINFTDAELGPNLTLAAKLKSEFGIILPTFEVDEEFTLEGYFEQVSQAIKTEPRWALEPNKIAMGFFSFGKFQMYQDLSDDAWPEGKKPHQHSVISKLFGDGFEVDRTELAGADMDVNTVEKLHLVLDSDSSQTEAVLAAKAGSNLVIQGPPGTGKSQTITNIISQALADNKKVLFVAEKMAALEVVKRRLDNCHLGDAVLELHSHKANKKSVLAALESSLLQDEPLSPSRHEDIHKLTELRAKLDQYCEAANTSILGSDKSYVTALGESLKFERLTLGIDAQPLPMATQWNAREYNQALGKIQELVTHLDEHQAPNNNCFSTTSLDDFSPVLQKQVNSTLIKAIAETDKLIAETLQITSMLSLTTPEVLADCYAVIAQTITMIEKPDFGDIDCSKALWLKHGDKLVELITQGIELDKQKQILAETFIDAAFDFDWLSVRSGLVNYGSKWWRFCSGNYRSAKASLAGMMKQGLQGNATDWLSQVDALLAYKSACQRFNEQNTLLVTSVGSDWQGSQTDWQHVQTAALWLQQCYLSIPAKQQEQAQDGSDVWESYVTQPLPAEFDQAFVVRITQLQTDITALLNELATQLHIESPLLITRLQLTLIDQMVADDTHAWTIDLDDVYALTRFNRLKAECLGLELEDWALSAAGWQHEPMLLKQQFELSYYRELINYAYSNIDEIRYFDRVAHEKVIEEYKLVDSQLFTFSQEALVRRLFDNQPDATAKGEVEILRREFNKKRRQLPLRRLLIQAGRAVQQIKPVFMMSPMSVATYLQPGVVEFDLVVFDEASQVKVADALGAILRAKQVIVVGDTKQMPPTDFFGKQLEIDDEEAENSVTADMESILGMFLSAGTPERMLKWHYRSRHESLIAVSNQEFYNNQLLIFPSPGINPMAKGLSFNHDPSSSYDKGNSRTNLVEAQTVAKAVMLHAQTKPSMTLGVVAFSIAQSNAILFEVERLRKEQPELEHFFANRDDGEHFFVKNLENVQGDERDTIFISIGYGRTAEGRLGLSFGPLNRDGGERRLNVLISRARMAMEVFANFTATDMGTSDASPFGVRALKHFLQYAETGVLVKQEETGKAPDSPFEEEVIYAIQQLGYKVEPQVGCAGFYIDIAVRDPNNPGRYMLAVECDGATYHSSRSARDRDRIRQNVLEGLGWRFHRIWSTDWFRNAHKETQRLDDCIKASIAFYQALDAQPADSAIVVNHSNVVEKAAIERVAVERTNHQVNYTCCALTTLNLTVNHTIPEVSTSVLAQDIASIVNVESPIHIKQVGQRLLSAVGSTRSGAKINRSILAATQMLVGRGEVSLDGDYLLSSTHSKQTASNLLTFTVRHRGELPNSERKLDLIHDDEIKAAIRTVVEGAYSILAQDTMASAIDLLGFGNLSAQMKQRLTQLVDEMVQDNVLSSRGDVLSLEA; this is encoded by the coding sequence ATGCAAAAAGACATCCAAGCGCAGTTTCAGCAAAGCAGTAAAGAGCTGCTTGATATGGGATTACGGGGTAATACTTTACTCAGTTTTAATAAATCAGCGAAAACCTTAGACATTGTCGATGAAAAATCAACGCAAGTATTCGATTTATTAGTTGAGAAAAAGAAGGCAATGAACTTTTTGCCAATCCCTTCAGACTTGGATGACGAAGATGCAGACGACAGCACCGGCTTGACATTAAAAGCGCTGCAAACCCATTTAGAAGAAAGCAAAGGGGGCGATCGCCACCTTGATGCATCATTACAAACGCAGCTGACCACAAGACAGTTAGAGCAACAATTGATCCGTTTGAATGCCGATGCACTGACCTTTATTCAAGAACAAGGTGTTGACCTGCTTTACCTTGCCACTGGTTTTATCAAATGGCATGAAAGTGATGTTTCAGATAAACCGCGTTATGCGCCATTAGTCCTTATCCCTGTTGAAATGACGCGTAATGCTGCGGGTGAATCATTCAAAATCAACTTTACTGATGCAGAGCTCGGGCCAAACTTAACCTTAGCTGCCAAGCTAAAATCAGAGTTCGGCATCATACTACCTACATTTGAAGTGGATGAAGAATTTACTTTAGAAGGCTATTTTGAACAAGTCAGCCAAGCCATCAAAACAGAACCAAGATGGGCGCTGGAACCGAATAAGATCGCAATGGGCTTCTTTTCATTTGGTAAATTCCAGATGTACCAAGACCTGTCTGATGATGCGTGGCCAGAAGGTAAAAAGCCCCATCAACACAGCGTAATATCAAAGTTGTTCGGTGACGGTTTTGAAGTTGACCGTACCGAACTTGCTGGCGCTGATATGGATGTAAACACGGTTGAGAAGTTACATCTGGTGCTTGATTCTGATTCCAGTCAAACAGAAGCTGTGCTTGCAGCGAAAGCGGGCAGTAACTTAGTGATCCAAGGACCACCCGGCACGGGTAAATCGCAAACCATTACTAACATTATCTCGCAGGCGTTGGCAGATAATAAAAAAGTACTGTTCGTTGCCGAAAAAATGGCGGCGTTAGAGGTCGTAAAACGTCGATTAGATAACTGCCATCTTGGTGATGCGGTACTGGAATTACACAGTCATAAAGCCAATAAGAAATCAGTATTAGCCGCGTTAGAATCAAGCTTGTTACAAGATGAGCCATTAAGCCCATCACGTCACGAGGATATCCACAAACTCACCGAACTACGTGCCAAGTTGGATCAATACTGCGAAGCAGCCAACACCTCAATACTAGGCAGTGATAAATCTTATGTAACCGCACTGGGTGAGTCATTAAAGTTCGAACGTCTGACCTTGGGTATTGATGCGCAACCGCTGCCAATGGCGACGCAATGGAACGCACGCGAATACAATCAAGCGTTAGGCAAGATCCAAGAATTAGTCACCCATTTAGACGAACACCAAGCGCCAAACAATAATTGCTTTAGTACGACTAGCCTTGATGATTTTTCTCCGGTATTACAAAAACAAGTAAACAGCACTTTAATCAAAGCGATTGCAGAGACTGACAAGTTAATCGCTGAAACACTGCAAATTACCTCGATGCTTTCTCTAACGACACCCGAAGTATTAGCCGATTGTTATGCTGTTATCGCCCAGACAATTACGATGATTGAAAAGCCTGACTTCGGTGATATCGATTGCAGCAAAGCGTTATGGTTAAAACACGGTGATAAGCTTGTTGAACTTATTACCCAAGGCATCGAGCTAGATAAACAAAAGCAAATACTGGCAGAAACCTTCATTGATGCTGCGTTTGATTTTGATTGGTTATCTGTACGTTCAGGATTGGTTAACTACGGCAGTAAATGGTGGCGATTCTGCTCAGGTAATTACCGCAGTGCCAAAGCAAGTTTGGCTGGCATGATGAAACAGGGCTTACAAGGCAATGCGACTGATTGGTTGAGCCAAGTGGATGCCTTGCTGGCTTATAAAAGTGCTTGTCAGCGTTTTAATGAACAAAACACCTTATTGGTAACAAGTGTTGGGAGTGATTGGCAAGGTAGTCAAACGGACTGGCAGCATGTACAGACCGCAGCATTGTGGTTACAGCAGTGTTATTTATCAATACCAGCGAAACAACAAGAACAAGCACAAGATGGAAGTGATGTGTGGGAGTCGTATGTCACCCAGCCATTGCCTGCTGAGTTTGACCAAGCATTTGTTGTGCGGATAACCCAATTACAAACCGATATAACAGCGCTGTTGAATGAGTTAGCGACACAATTACACATTGAGTCACCGTTATTGATTACACGTTTGCAGTTAACCTTGATTGATCAAATGGTAGCTGATGATACACATGCGTGGACGATTGATTTAGATGACGTCTATGCACTGACTCGTTTTAATCGTTTGAAGGCAGAATGTCTGGGTCTTGAACTGGAAGATTGGGCATTAAGTGCTGCGGGTTGGCAGCATGAACCTATGTTACTGAAGCAGCAATTTGAGCTGAGCTATTACCGTGAATTGATTAACTATGCGTATAGCAATATTGACGAGATCCGTTATTTTGATCGCGTTGCCCATGAAAAGGTTATCGAAGAATATAAACTGGTTGATAGCCAGCTGTTCACATTTTCACAAGAAGCCTTAGTACGTCGTTTATTTGACAATCAACCGGATGCAACCGCGAAAGGTGAAGTAGAAATATTGCGCCGTGAGTTTAATAAAAAGCGTCGACAATTACCGTTACGTCGTTTGCTTATTCAAGCGGGCAGAGCAGTGCAGCAGATTAAACCTGTGTTTATGATGAGCCCTATGTCTGTTGCGACGTATTTACAACCTGGTGTTGTCGAGTTTGATCTAGTGGTGTTCGATGAAGCATCACAAGTGAAAGTCGCCGATGCTCTTGGTGCAATATTACGCGCCAAACAAGTGATTGTAGTGGGTGATACTAAACAGATGCCACCGACTGACTTCTTTGGTAAGCAACTAGAGATTGATGACGAGGAAGCTGAAAACAGTGTTACGGCAGATATGGAAAGTATCCTCGGCATGTTCTTATCCGCTGGTACACCAGAGCGTATGCTGAAATGGCATTACCGTAGTCGTCACGAGTCATTGATTGCCGTATCAAACCAAGAATTTTATAACAATCAGTTACTGATATTCCCATCGCCGGGTATTAATCCTATGGCGAAAGGTCTGTCGTTTAATCATGATCCGTCAAGTAGTTATGACAAAGGCAATTCGCGTACTAACTTAGTTGAAGCGCAGACTGTGGCAAAAGCGGTTATGTTGCACGCGCAAACTAAACCCAGTATGACCTTGGGTGTGGTTGCCTTTAGTATCGCGCAAAGTAATGCGATCTTGTTTGAAGTTGAACGCTTGCGTAAAGAACAACCTGAGCTAGAGCACTTCTTTGCTAATCGTGACGATGGCGAACATTTCTTTGTGAAAAACCTAGAGAATGTACAGGGTGATGAGCGTGATACTATTTTCATTAGTATTGGTTATGGGCGTACCGCAGAAGGGCGTTTAGGATTGAGCTTTGGGCCACTTAATCGTGATGGTGGTGAGCGTCGCTTAAACGTATTGATATCACGTGCACGTATGGCGATGGAAGTATTTGCTAACTTCACGGCGACAGATATGGGCACCAGTGATGCGTCACCGTTTGGCGTACGCGCGTTAAAACACTTCTTACAGTATGCAGAAACAGGCGTATTAGTGAAACAAGAAGAAACGGGTAAAGCCCCTGATTCACCGTTTGAAGAAGAAGTTATCTATGCGATCCAGCAATTGGGTTACAAAGTCGAACCGCAAGTCGGTTGTGCTGGTTTCTATATTGATATTGCAGTACGCGATCCGAATAATCCGGGCCGTTATATGCTGGCGGTGGAATGTGATGGCGCGACGTATCACAGCTCTCGCAGTGCCCGCGACCGTGATCGTATCCGTCAAAATGTATTAGAAGGGCTAGGGTGGCGCTTTCATCGTATTTGGAGCACTGATTGGTTCCGTAATGCGCACAAAGAAACACAGCGATTAGATGATTGTATTAAAGCATCAATTGCCTTTTATCAAGCATTAGACGCACAGCCTGCCGACTCGGCGATTGTGGTTAATCACAGTAATGTTGTTGAGAAAGCGGCGATTGAACGTGTTGCTGTTGAGCGTACCAATCATCAGGTGAATTATACTTGTTGTGCGTTAACGACGCTTAATTTAACGGTAAACCATACTATCCCTGAAGTATCGACGAGTGTATTGGCACAAGATATTGCGAGTATTGTTAATGTTGAGTCACCTATTCACATTAAGCAAGTGGGTCAGCGTTTACTTTCCGCTGTCGGTTCGACGCGTTCGGGGGCTAAAATCAATCGTTCTATCCTTGCTGCCACACAAATGCTGGTAGGTAGAGGAGAGGTTAGCTTAGACGGTGATTACCTATTATCGAGCACACATAGTAAGCAGACGGCAAGTAATTTGCTTACGTTTACCGTGCGTCACCGTGGCGAGTTACCCAATAGTGAGCGTAAGTTAGACCTGATCCATGATGATGAAATTAAAGCGGCAATCCGTACTGTTGTTGAAGGGGCTTATTCGATATTAGCGCAAGATACCATGGCATCAGCAATTGATTTACTTGGCTTTGGCAACTTAAGTGCGCAAATGAAACAACGCTTAACCCAGCTGGTTGATGAAATGGTGCAAGACAATGTGCTTAGTTCACGTGGTGATGTATTGAGTCTGGAAGCATAG
- a CDS encoding bifunctional 2-polyprenyl-6-hydroxyphenol methylase/3-demethylubiquinol 3-O-methyltransferase UbiG → MVNNTNSISFYNNNADEFIRSTIAVDMISLYQKFLPLLPVNAHILDAGCGSGRDSKHFINNGFSVTAMDASKALAESAAALIGQPVHECLFQDFQIEKQFDAIWACASLLHVPSADLPAVFTHLASQLKPQGVFYCSFKYGNDDVERGGRYFTNANETRLNTFIADTNLTVKDNWLTGDLRPGRESECWINVILQKNS, encoded by the coding sequence ATGGTCAATAACACCAACTCAATCTCGTTTTACAACAACAATGCAGATGAGTTTATACGCAGCACAATTGCCGTTGATATGATCAGTTTATATCAGAAGTTCCTGCCGCTATTACCTGTGAATGCACATATTCTAGATGCTGGTTGTGGTTCAGGTCGTGATAGTAAGCACTTCATTAATAATGGTTTTAGTGTGACTGCAATGGACGCTAGTAAAGCATTAGCAGAGTCCGCAGCGGCTTTGATTGGCCAACCAGTACACGAATGTTTATTTCAAGATTTTCAAATCGAAAAACAGTTTGACGCTATTTGGGCTTGTGCTTCGTTATTACATGTTCCTAGTGCCGACTTACCCGCAGTATTCACTCACTTAGCCTCACAACTAAAACCACAGGGCGTTTTCTATTGCTCATTCAAATACGGTAATGATGATGTCGAACGCGGTGGTCGTTATTTTACCAATGCAAATGAAACTCGGCTAAACACATTTATTGCAGATACAAACTTAACAGTGAAAGATAACTGGCTAACAGGGGATTTAAGACCTGGGCGTGAGAGTGAATGTTGGATTAACGTAATACTACAAAAGAACTCATAA
- a CDS encoding HNH endonuclease domain-containing protein → MATLPHANDINVAAFSQLFASTTNSYKLIFFKAILNKLKESNLAINHNEMVTFTFNDLAEEMVALCWYPQQFFHLSFGIQDQTNAVLDKLVFDPNKIVVTNPNTYKELRKAIKQQFNDINAIELLTYVPYRLLSPFFSAELRGQKDAVKNSLTAQLADTHFDSVKPLYKISTIKNNKFISIHPDWLQYIYSNLAIVEYWCDFSLVLYLQKRNPNTPAISSKIQPPLKRISLSKQQKSWQIALSNKPTYCIYTGDKFSATDKTVYALDHYMPWSLVAHDQLWNLIPVTSSANSSKSNHIPHHYYIDKMIEQQFHLVTQTKLVFSSLQWQKSMVDHATDLRLSFDELQNPNSFERALHSTLTSLTATGTQMGFGANWLYNRRE, encoded by the coding sequence ATGGCTACACTACCTCATGCGAATGACATTAATGTGGCTGCATTTAGTCAGCTATTTGCAAGTACAACTAACTCTTATAAGCTGATATTCTTTAAAGCTATTCTGAATAAATTGAAAGAATCTAACTTAGCTATTAATCACAATGAGATGGTTACTTTTACCTTTAATGATTTAGCTGAAGAAATGGTAGCTTTGTGTTGGTATCCACAACAGTTTTTTCATCTCTCGTTTGGTATTCAAGACCAAACTAACGCCGTGCTTGATAAGTTAGTCTTTGACCCAAACAAAATTGTTGTTACCAATCCAAATACATATAAAGAATTACGTAAAGCGATCAAACAACAGTTCAATGATATCAATGCAATTGAATTACTAACATATGTGCCTTATCGACTACTTAGTCCCTTTTTTTCTGCTGAACTACGCGGACAAAAAGATGCCGTTAAAAACTCGTTAACTGCGCAATTAGCCGATACACATTTTGATTCCGTAAAACCGCTTTACAAAATTTCAACGATTAAAAATAACAAGTTCATATCTATACATCCAGATTGGTTGCAATACATCTATTCCAATCTAGCTATCGTCGAATACTGGTGTGATTTTTCATTGGTGCTGTATTTACAAAAGCGTAATCCGAATACACCGGCCATCTCATCTAAGATCCAGCCACCGCTAAAACGGATCTCACTATCAAAGCAACAGAAAAGCTGGCAAATAGCATTATCTAACAAGCCGACATATTGCATTTATACCGGTGATAAATTTAGTGCAACTGACAAAACAGTTTATGCATTAGACCATTATATGCCTTGGTCATTAGTGGCACACGATCAACTTTGGAACCTTATTCCAGTGACGAGTAGTGCTAATTCATCAAAAAGTAATCATATCCCACATCACTATTATATAGATAAGATGATCGAGCAACAATTCCATTTAGTGACTCAAACTAAACTCGTATTCTCATCATTACAGTGGCAAAAAAGTATGGTTGATCACGCTACAGATTTACGCTTATCTTTCGATGAACTGCAAAACCCAAACAGCTTTGAACGAGCATTGCACAGCACACTAACAAGCTTAACTGCAACAGGCACACAAATGGGGTTTGGAGCTAATTGGTTATACAACCGTAGAGAGTAA
- a CDS encoding DNA phosphorothioation-associated putative methyltransferase: MNFIQYRELIKSVKQGKKLPTAIYLHASAIDEVLPDVLLQFIRQVISTLKLTVDWNLIKLYKRDFKVTLLHYPDFNDYAYPPLVQSTTIDLTELTYRTANYSKSENPPILHRKETFVLEHHPEIDTYRAVTAEGEGIGLYENTKTIGFKHQWQRLIKRKGYQLDELGRLQPLAQLTDTSSTDSPTATADSSVVIQRHRTAINRDKLSAPFQKLAQHDYLNGNYSVFDYGCGKGDDARELEAHGLDINSWDPVHNPEGKLTASDIVNLGFVLNVIEDQSERQQTLIKAWQHANRILMVSVMVCGDARISQFKRYKDGVITQRDTFQKYYAQAEIRSYIEQVLKTNAVAMGQGIFAVFKDKDLEEEFYLNRQYQKRTWQQQTTRPIAKPQSQAVKKTLYEKHIDLFNDFWQQCLFLGRLPANDEFELSDNIRAVTGSHKKAFELLQSSVEQTEFELAQQQRRDDVLVYFALSLFEKRKAKAHIPARLQRDIKVLFDSYTSCIDAAKALLFSVGKPSNIAAVCEQGYAQFECGQLVQSHSYIFDKQLLNSMPPVLRVYIGCAIQLYGDLDNIDLLKAHIRSGKVTLLRYDDFENKALPLLCERTKIRLLDLDIDFFTYGDEFPLQPLYDKSVYLQSDSPQLKPQISFEKRLMKQLEGIPKEQFPDWDMLQKVFQYRGVKLKGNKFHINKTL, from the coding sequence ATGAACTTCATCCAATACCGCGAGCTAATAAAGTCTGTTAAACAAGGTAAAAAGCTACCTACTGCAATTTACTTACACGCCTCAGCAATAGATGAAGTTCTGCCCGACGTACTGCTGCAGTTTATTCGTCAGGTAATATCAACGCTCAAACTCACGGTCGATTGGAACCTAATCAAGCTTTACAAGCGTGATTTCAAAGTTACTCTGCTCCACTATCCTGATTTTAATGATTACGCTTATCCCCCACTCGTACAAAGCACGACTATCGACTTAACTGAATTAACCTATCGCACCGCTAATTACAGTAAATCTGAAAACCCACCGATATTGCATCGTAAAGAAACCTTTGTTTTAGAACATCATCCAGAAATAGACACATACCGAGCAGTCACCGCAGAAGGTGAAGGTATTGGGCTGTATGAAAACACCAAGACCATAGGCTTTAAGCATCAGTGGCAACGATTGATTAAACGTAAAGGATATCAGCTTGATGAATTAGGACGATTACAGCCTTTAGCGCAATTAACCGATACTTCTAGTACTGATAGTCCCACAGCAACAGCTGATTCGTCCGTCGTAATTCAGCGTCATCGAACAGCCATTAACAGAGATAAACTATCCGCTCCATTTCAGAAATTAGCCCAGCATGATTATTTAAACGGCAATTACAGCGTATTTGATTACGGCTGTGGCAAGGGTGATGACGCGCGTGAATTAGAAGCACATGGGCTTGATATTAATAGCTGGGACCCTGTGCATAATCCAGAAGGGAAACTCACAGCCAGTGACATCGTTAATCTTGGTTTTGTACTAAACGTCATTGAAGATCAAAGTGAACGTCAGCAAACGTTAATTAAAGCATGGCAACATGCCAACCGTATTTTAATGGTATCGGTGATGGTTTGTGGCGATGCCAGAATCAGTCAATTTAAACGTTACAAAGACGGGGTTATTACCCAACGTGATACGTTTCAGAAATACTATGCTCAAGCAGAGATACGTTCTTACATAGAACAAGTACTAAAGACCAATGCAGTGGCAATGGGACAAGGTATATTTGCCGTATTTAAAGATAAAGATTTAGAAGAAGAGTTTTACCTAAACCGCCAATATCAAAAGCGCACATGGCAACAACAAACTACACGACCAATAGCAAAACCACAAAGCCAAGCCGTTAAGAAGACTTTATACGAAAAGCATATCGATCTATTTAATGATTTTTGGCAGCAATGCTTATTTCTGGGCCGCCTCCCCGCCAATGATGAGTTTGAACTCAGTGATAACATCAGAGCTGTTACAGGCAGTCATAAGAAAGCTTTTGAATTATTACAGAGCAGCGTTGAACAAACCGAATTTGAATTAGCACAACAGCAACGACGTGATGACGTATTGGTTTACTTTGCGTTAAGTCTATTTGAAAAACGAAAAGCCAAAGCACACATACCTGCCAGGTTACAGCGAGACATTAAAGTGCTCTTTGACTCTTATACTAGCTGTATTGATGCAGCAAAAGCACTGTTATTCTCAGTCGGTAAACCCAGTAATATTGCAGCCGTTTGTGAGCAAGGCTATGCACAATTCGAATGTGGCCAGTTAGTGCAAAGCCACTCTTATATTTTTGATAAGCAACTGCTAAACAGCATGCCGCCAGTACTGCGTGTTTATATTGGTTGTGCCATTCAGCTGTATGGCGACTTAGATAATATCGATTTACTCAAAGCCCATATTCGTTCAGGTAAAGTAACCCTACTTCGCTATGATGACTTTGAAAATAAAGCCCTGCCACTACTCTGCGAACGCACCAAGATCCGCTTGCTGGATTTGGACATAGACTTCTTCACCTATGGAGATGAATTCCCCTTACAACCGCTTTATGATAAATCCGTTTACCTACAATCAGATTCACCGCAGTTGAAACCTCAGATATCCTTTGAAAAACGCCTTATGAAACAGTTAGAGGGCATACCAAAAGAACAATTCCCAGACTGGGATATGTTGCAAAAAGTATTTCAATATCGAGGAGTGAAGCTAAAAGGGAATAAATTCCACATAAACAAAACACTGTAA
- the dndB gene encoding DNA sulfur modification protein DndB, which produces MSSTQDSGYCFSFPAVRGTQAGRPFYIATCPLRTIPKIFVFDEEEVPPELRAQRSLNKSRIPAMVKYLVENPNDYVFSALTVSVDSTVTFIESDADSIPNLGTLKVPLDAQILINDGQHRRKAIEEALKENPDLGHDNIPVLFFVDEGLVRSQQMFVDLNKYAVKPSTSLADCYDTRDHGAIIARFLSSNVEPFKGFTEMEKSNISSSSNKLFTLSSLKQATRALMGKGPKEEYTETEQAIAAEFWKSVFNNTPEWKMVCDKKLTPSQFRLDYIHAHGIGLQAIGLMGNSLLTQQPSTWKETFRKLNDIDWRKVNTDLAKRCINQQGRLSKATINIQLVSNYIKIALELPLTPEERALELQVK; this is translated from the coding sequence ATGAGTAGCACTCAAGATTCTGGCTATTGTTTTTCATTTCCAGCAGTTCGTGGCACACAAGCAGGTCGACCTTTTTATATTGCCACTTGCCCGCTTCGTACAATTCCTAAAATTTTCGTCTTCGATGAAGAAGAAGTGCCACCGGAATTACGAGCACAACGTTCTCTCAATAAATCCCGTATTCCTGCGATGGTTAAATACCTTGTAGAAAATCCAAACGACTACGTATTTTCAGCATTAACCGTTTCAGTTGATTCAACCGTTACCTTTATCGAAAGTGATGCAGACAGCATTCCAAATTTAGGTACGTTAAAAGTACCATTAGATGCACAAATTCTAATAAATGATGGTCAACATCGCCGAAAAGCTATCGAAGAAGCGTTAAAAGAAAATCCAGATCTAGGTCACGATAATATTCCAGTGCTATTTTTTGTTGATGAAGGCTTAGTTCGTAGCCAACAAATGTTCGTGGATTTAAACAAATATGCCGTAAAACCGAGTACATCATTAGCAGATTGTTATGATACTCGCGACCATGGTGCTATAATCGCCCGCTTTTTATCCTCAAACGTAGAACCATTCAAAGGCTTTACGGAAATGGAAAAATCAAATATTAGCTCATCAAGTAATAAGTTGTTTACGTTAAGTAGTTTAAAGCAAGCAACTAGAGCACTCATGGGCAAAGGCCCTAAAGAAGAATACACAGAAACAGAACAAGCGATAGCAGCAGAATTTTGGAAGTCAGTATTTAATAATACTCCCGAGTGGAAAATGGTTTGTGATAAGAAGTTAACGCCATCACAATTTCGTTTAGACTATATTCATGCGCATGGCATTGGATTACAAGCCATTGGTTTAATGGGTAATTCACTACTAACACAACAGCCATCCACATGGAAAGAAACATTCAGAAAATTGAATGATATCGATTGGCGAAAAGTAAATACCGATTTAGCAAAACGTTGCATTAACCAACAAGGTCGTTTATCTAAAGCAACGATTAATATTCAGTTAGTTTCAAATTATATTAAAATCGCCCTAGAGTTACCACTAACTCCAGAAGAGCGAGCATTAGAATTACAGGTAAAATAA